A single window of Thiomicrorhabdus immobilis DNA harbors:
- a CDS encoding HsdM family class I SAM-dependent methyltransferase encodes MVELEFQEKTKQLIDSLKSICATNGLGNSTGEFEIITQVFLYKFLNDKFAFEAKKIDANLAKAEKWEETVESMSEDDLEMLQLQMGGDTARLKPHHFISYLFSQQNEPDFAKLFDDTLMDIAATNNDVFSVMTDSGEKVRLFSRINENVTVSKRDAFCRAIINKLIEFSFERIFTQKFDFYATIFEYIIKDYNSNSGGKYAEYYTPHAVARIMAAILVPEAQRGQIKNVSCYDPSAGSGTLLMNVAHAIGENRCSIYTQDISKKSSNLLRLNLILNNLVHSIPNVIEGDTLRHPHHKDGAQLKKFDYIVSNPPFKLDFSDIREELDSKENKERFFAGIPTVPKKEKDKMKIYTLFLQHIITSLKSEGKAAVVVPTGFITAKTGIDNKILKHLVDNKMLAGVVSMPSNIFATTGTNVSILFIDDSNKGDVVLIDASNLGEKVKDGKNQKTVLSPAEEQKIIDVFNDKQAVEDLSVAVSYEEIAAKNYSLSAGQYFDVKIEYVDITPDEFKAKMQSFTDNLDSLFSQSHELEAEIKKQLAGLNYGS; translated from the coding sequence GTGGTAGAACTCGAATTTCAAGAAAAAACCAAACAACTGATTGATAGCTTAAAAAGCATTTGTGCCACCAATGGATTGGGTAATAGCACGGGTGAATTCGAAATAATTACTCAGGTTTTCCTATATAAATTTTTGAACGATAAATTCGCCTTTGAAGCGAAAAAAATAGATGCCAACCTCGCAAAAGCCGAAAAATGGGAAGAGACTGTGGAGAGCATGTCAGAAGACGATTTAGAAATGCTGCAACTGCAAATGGGCGGCGATACCGCCCGTTTAAAACCACATCACTTTATTAGCTATCTGTTTAGCCAACAAAACGAACCGGACTTTGCCAAGTTGTTTGACGACACCTTAATGGATATTGCCGCAACCAATAACGATGTCTTCTCAGTTATGACGGACTCGGGTGAAAAGGTAAGACTCTTTTCCAGAATCAACGAAAACGTCACCGTGTCAAAGCGTGACGCTTTCTGTCGAGCGATTATTAATAAGCTGATCGAATTCAGCTTTGAGCGCATCTTCACGCAAAAATTTGATTTTTACGCCACTATCTTTGAATACATTATCAAAGACTACAACAGCAATTCCGGCGGTAAATACGCTGAATACTATACACCGCATGCAGTGGCTCGCATTATGGCCGCCATCCTTGTGCCAGAAGCGCAGCGCGGACAAATTAAAAACGTCAGTTGTTATGATCCATCAGCGGGGTCAGGAACGCTTCTTATGAATGTTGCTCATGCCATTGGAGAAAACCGTTGTAGTATTTACACGCAAGACATTTCCAAAAAATCCTCGAATCTACTGCGATTGAACCTGATTTTAAATAACCTGGTTCACTCAATACCCAATGTCATTGAAGGTGATACTTTAAGACATCCGCATCATAAAGACGGTGCACAGCTTAAAAAATTCGACTACATCGTCTCTAATCCACCGTTTAAACTCGATTTTAGCGATATTCGGGAGGAGCTAGATAGCAAAGAAAACAAAGAACGCTTTTTCGCGGGTATACCAACAGTACCTAAGAAAGAGAAAGATAAGATGAAAATTTATACACTCTTTCTACAGCACATCATCACCTCTTTGAAATCAGAAGGAAAAGCCGCAGTAGTTGTGCCAACAGGCTTTATTACAGCTAAGACTGGAATTGATAATAAGATTCTAAAACACTTAGTCGACAACAAAATGCTCGCTGGCGTAGTATCCATGCCCTCCAATATTTTTGCCACCACCGGAACCAATGTTTCCATTCTGTTTATTGACGACAGCAATAAAGGCGATGTCGTGCTCATTGACGCTTCAAACTTGGGAGAAAAGGTCAAAGACGGCAAAAACCAAAAAACCGTGTTAAGCCCAGCAGAAGAGCAAAAAATCATTGATGTCTTTAACGATAAACAAGCGGTTGAAGACCTTTCGGTAGCCGTAAGCTATGAAGAGATTGCCGCCAAAAACTACAGCCTCAGCGCCGGTCAGTATTTTGATGTCAAAATCGAATATGTCGATATTACGCCCGATGAGTTCAAAGCCAAAATGCAAAGCTTTACCGACAACCTAGACAGCCTGTTTAGCCAGTCACATGAGTTAGAGGCGGAAATCAAAAAACAATTGGCAGGGTTAAATTATGGTTCATAG